The Carassius auratus strain Wakin chromosome 27, ASM336829v1, whole genome shotgun sequence genome includes a region encoding these proteins:
- the LOC113046336 gene encoding myeloid-associated differentiation marker homolog produces the protein MVVVLRSSPLLWARVAAMVFTGIAFSVALYGASLTHGTGDWCVFCWSFSFVVTLLIILVEMFGLQTRVPISWKNFPITLACYASLLCLSASIIFPLYFLKGYAGRTLMINCRIVSTVFSCLATIAYLSEVRLSRPRPGEVAGYMATAPGLLKVCETFVACIILIFISEPITYNQYAATKWCLAVYCICFILSAAIIVMCVGECTGCLPFSFARFLSTYAILAVGLYLTATIIWPIYKFDNKHGGQSHRPNSCGSSTGLCLWDKLLAISVLSALNFFLYLADLIYSARVVFVTV, from the coding sequence ATGGTGGTGGTGTTGCGTTCCTCGCCTCTCCTGTGGGCCCGTGTGGCTGCCATGGTTTTCACTGGCATAGCATTCAGCGTAGCTCTTTATGGAGCGAGTCTAACCCACGGCACCGGTGACTGGTGCGTGTTCTGCTGGAGTTTTAGTTTTGTTGTAACTCTTCTGATAATCTTAGTGGAAATGTTTGGCCTGCAGACTCGTGTCCCGATCTCATGGAAGAATTTTCCGATCACGCTCGCCTGCTACGCCTCTCTCCTCTGCCTCTCCGCCTCGATCATATTCCCACTGTATTTCCTAAAGGGCTACGCTGGCCGCACCTTGATGATCAATTGCCGCATCGTGTCTACTGTTTTTTCTTGCCTCGCCACCATTGCATACTTAAGCGAGGTGAGACTGAGTAGGCCTCGTCCAGGAGAAGTAGCCGGTTACATGGCCACGGCACCAGGGCTGCTAAAGGTGTGCGAGACCTTCGTCGCCTGCATCATACTCATCTTCATCAGCGAGCCCATAACTTATAATCAGTATGCAGCGACCAAGTGGTGCTTGGCCGTGTACTGCATCTGCTTCATCTTGTCGGCAGCCATTATCGTGATGTGCGTAGGAGAGTGCACAGGTTGCCTGCCCTTCTCCTTTGCCCGCTTCCTGTCCACATACGCCATTCTGGCTGTGGGCTTGTATTTGACTGCCACTATCATCTGGCCTATTTATAAGTTCGACAATAAGCACGGAGGCCAGAGCCACAGACCCAACAGCTGTGGCTCCAGCACTGGCCTGTGCCTATGGGACAAGCTGCTGGCCATCTCAGTCCTCAGCGCTCTCAACTTCTTTCTTTATCTGGCTGATCTCATCTACTCAGCCAGGGTAGTGTTTGTTACTGTTTAA